Proteins found in one Dermacentor silvarum isolate Dsil-2018 chromosome 8, BIME_Dsil_1.4, whole genome shotgun sequence genomic segment:
- the LOC119462453 gene encoding uncharacterized protein LOC119462453 gives MDCEAQRIMLSIIQGKSPSSTEAAVLSTYATQKQASLMIPETSIPDAVLRTSSAANKQIPASDGGCMEAGPSCIPTGGGGTDVILQRSLSCITPAPNNGKAQAQARLSGIRKGGGAAEWTEGQTKLLLEYYYKYFPQIGPFKKFKNKKQAFKQISMDVEAILGIKKTPEQCENRYKTVIRRRKAASDNNNRSGASPSPVPFDDEIRKIETIDDSIEPEVQRDASGVIFKDSPESPSLVSPNAESIEKSESQSPNADVKPRSSTVRLQHMQLFFSEMKAINEERECRKAARDAEKENRRAQRQVERQALLDERRKMHNEKMEILRQAFGLQK, from the exons ATGGATTGTGAAGCCCAGCGCATTATGCTTTCTATTATTCAGGGCAAGTCGCCGTCTTCAACAGAAG CGGCTGTTCTGTCCACTTATGCTACCCAAAAGCAAGCAAGTCTGATGATACCAGAGACCAGCATCCCAG ATGCAGTGCTGCGTACCAGTTCGGCTGCCAATAAGCAAATACCAGCAAGTGATGGAGGGTGCATGGAGGCTGGACCATCATGCATTCCAACTGGGGGTG GTGGTACAGATGTAATCCTGCAAAGAAGTTTGTCATGCATTACACCAGCACCAAATAACGGGAAGGCGCAAGCTCAGGCGAGACTATCGGGCATCAGGAAAGGAGGTGGTG CTGCTGAATGGACCGAGGGACAGACAAAGCTGCTGCTAGAGTACTACTATAAGTACTTCCCACAGATTGGCCCGTTCAAGAAATTTAAAAACAAGAAACAGGCTTTCAAGCAAATCTCCATGGATGTTGAAGCTATACTTGGCATCAAGAAAACACCAGAACAATGTGAGAACCGCTACAAGACTGTGATCAGACGTCGCAAGGCTGCCTCAGACAACAACAACAGATCTGGAGCATCACCGAGCCCTGTGCCATTCGACGACGAGATTCGCAAAATAGAAACCATTGACGACAGCATTGAACCAGAAGTGCAAAGAGATGCCTCAGGGGTTATTTTCAAGGACTCGCCGGAATCTCCAAGCCTTGTCTCACCAAATGCAGAGAGCATTGAGAAAAGTGAAAGCCAGTCGCCAAATGCTGATGTAAAACCGCGTTCAAGcactgtacgcctgcaacacatgCAATTGTTTTTTTCTGAAATGAAGGCAATAAATGAAGAGCGGGAGTGTCGGAAAGCTGCCAGAGATGCCGAGAAAGAAAACCGCAGAGCTCAACGGCAAGTAGAGCGACAGGCACTTCTTGACGaaaggcgcaaaatgcacaaTGAGAAAATGGAAATTTTGCGTCAAGCCTTCGGTCTTCAGAAATAA
- the LOC119461729 gene encoding putative nuclease HARBI1, giving the protein MAAAKRVRLEVLETLDEESSSSDSSLSSTDDSSSDDDDYEMYAAAFQELFSLPEQRPKVDSYIAKTVSSYSDEEFKRNFRITRSVAELLAAEFAKSPHCPKKRDRGGLPPKSPEEHILSFLWYAANKACIRDVAGRFEVAESTHHRMMNRVTSFLLDIAPSIIKFPSDLHKLATDFEQVSRFPDTIGCVDGSYISIRCPAGKVRSVYVNRHHYPSVTLQGICDNKKRFLDVSTGAPSKMHDSRIFRRSRVANLLPQLCSSVYHIVGDAAYPFREHLMTPIRDYGNLDCSDRAFNARLSGTRVLIENAFGDLKNRFRQLHRLDMWTVDNMSKFIISCCVLHNLCIEQGDLPENLSRDMSLSLQTPNDNDTGPPATQQSSGSNGSQQDNLLRALAGIKRAHLMVKMGLRRPQP; this is encoded by the exons ATGGCGGCGGCAAAGCGTGTTCGCcttgaagtgcttgagacgctggaTGAAGAGAGCTCATCTTCAGATTCGAGTTTGAGTTCCACGGACGACTCTAGTAGCGATGATGACGACTACGAAATGTATGCAGCGGCGTTTCAAGAGCTATTTTCGCTGCCGGAGCAAAGACCGAAAGTGGATTCGTACATTGCAAAAACAGTGTCTTCCTACTCCGACGAGGAG tTCAAAAGAAATTTCCGCATTACACGGTCAGTGGCGGAACTCTTGGCAGCTGAATTCGCCAAGTCACCGCATTGCCCTAAAAAGAGAGATCGCGGTGGCCTTCCTCCCAAATCTCCTGAAGAACACATTCTGTCCTTTCTTTG GTATGCAGCCAACAAGGCTTGCATTAGGGATGTTGCTGGTCGCTTCGAAGTTGCAGAAAGCACCCACCACAGAATGATGAACCGGGTAACCTCATTTCTCCTCGACATTGCACCCAGTATCATCAAGTTCCCTAGTGACCTGCACAAGCTCGCTACTGATTTTGAGCAG GTATCAAGATTCCCAGACACTATTGGATGCGTTGACGGCAGCTACATATCCATCAGGTGTCCAGCTGGCAAAGTACGCTCCGTGTACGTAAACAGACACCATTACCCATCTGTGACCCTTCAAGGCATATGCGACAACAAGAAGAGAtttcttgacgtcagcactggcgCCCCAAGTAAAATGCATGATTCAAGAATTTTCAGAAGGTCAAGGGTTGCTAATCTGCTGCCACAATTGTGCTCCAGTGTGTACCACATAGTAGGCGATGCAGCCTACCCTTTCAGAGAGCACCTCATGACACCTATTCGGGACTACGGAAACCTGGACTGCAGCGACAGAGCCTTCAATGCAAGGTTGTCGGGAACGAGGGTCCTAATTGAAAATGCCTTCGGAGATCTAAAGAATCGCTTCAGGCAATTGCACAGGTTGGACATGTGGACAGTGGAcaacatgtccaagtttataatcTCATGCTGCGTGCTTCACAATCTCTGTATTGAACAGGGAGATTTGCCGGAGAACTTGTCACGAGACATGTCCCTCAGCCTACAAACACCAAACGACAATGACACTGGCCCTCCTGCAACTCAACAAAGCAGCGGCAGCAATGGATCCCAGCAAGATAACCTTTTACGTGCCTTGGCTGGTATCAAGAGAGCTCACTTGATGGTGAAGATGGGGCTGCGGAGACCGCAACCATGA